The following coding sequences lie in one Chelmon rostratus isolate fCheRos1 chromosome 2, fCheRos1.pri, whole genome shotgun sequence genomic window:
- the sdc4 gene encoding syndecan-4 isoform X1, whose product MLPICLLLILSASAFSESQVRETETWMPMKTTQTAAMLTHRDNLESSGDAPNGSDFGFTDDDEDEDDAMYDQVDGDDYYPSYDDEDEDDYDEFSGSGDGATTVSPGRESKPSVKPDVNDNKIPEVQPPVRPTISQIDIINNNEIPLLRNGVEAGEEHPSNVLMSHASEDSIFNKTEVLAALIAGGAVGLMFAILLILLLIYRMKKKDEGSYDLGKKPIYKKAPTTEIYA is encoded by the exons CAGGTGAGGGAGACGGAGACATGGATGCCCATGAAGACCACACAAACGGCCGCCATGTTGACACACCGCGACAACCTGGAGTCATCGGGAGACGCCCCGAACGGCTCCGACTTCGGCTTCACGGACGACGACGAAGACGAAGACGATGCCATGTACGACCAAGTCGACGGCGATGATTACTACCCGTCGTACGAcgacgaggacgaggacgatTACGACGAGTTCTCGGGATCTGGTGACGGAG CAACAACGGTGTCGCCTGGAAGAGAGTCCAAGCCGTCAGTGAAG CCTGATGTGAACGACAACAAGATCCCAGAGGTGCAGCCTCCAGTCCGGCCAACCATCAGCCAGAttgacatcatcaacaacaacgAAATCCCCCTGCTGAGGAACGGGGTCGAGGCCGGCGAGGAGCACCCGTCCAACGTCCTCATGTCCCACGCCAGCGAGGACAGCATCTTTAACAAGACGGAGGTCCTGGCAG CTCTGATCGCAGGCGGCGCCGTCGGCCTGATGTTCgccatcctcctcatcctcctcctcatctacCGCATGAAGAAGAAGGACGAGGGCAGCTACGATCTGGGGAAGAAGCCCATCTACAAGAAAGCCCCCACCACAGAGATCTACGCGTAG
- the sdc4 gene encoding syndecan-4 isoform X2, producing the protein MLPICLLLILSASAFSESVRETETWMPMKTTQTAAMLTHRDNLESSGDAPNGSDFGFTDDDEDEDDAMYDQVDGDDYYPSYDDEDEDDYDEFSGSGDGATTVSPGRESKPSVKPDVNDNKIPEVQPPVRPTISQIDIINNNEIPLLRNGVEAGEEHPSNVLMSHASEDSIFNKTEVLAALIAGGAVGLMFAILLILLLIYRMKKKDEGSYDLGKKPIYKKAPTTEIYA; encoded by the exons GTGAGGGAGACGGAGACATGGATGCCCATGAAGACCACACAAACGGCCGCCATGTTGACACACCGCGACAACCTGGAGTCATCGGGAGACGCCCCGAACGGCTCCGACTTCGGCTTCACGGACGACGACGAAGACGAAGACGATGCCATGTACGACCAAGTCGACGGCGATGATTACTACCCGTCGTACGAcgacgaggacgaggacgatTACGACGAGTTCTCGGGATCTGGTGACGGAG CAACAACGGTGTCGCCTGGAAGAGAGTCCAAGCCGTCAGTGAAG CCTGATGTGAACGACAACAAGATCCCAGAGGTGCAGCCTCCAGTCCGGCCAACCATCAGCCAGAttgacatcatcaacaacaacgAAATCCCCCTGCTGAGGAACGGGGTCGAGGCCGGCGAGGAGCACCCGTCCAACGTCCTCATGTCCCACGCCAGCGAGGACAGCATCTTTAACAAGACGGAGGTCCTGGCAG CTCTGATCGCAGGCGGCGCCGTCGGCCTGATGTTCgccatcctcctcatcctcctcctcatctacCGCATGAAGAAGAAGGACGAGGGCAGCTACGATCTGGGGAAGAAGCCCATCTACAAGAAAGCCCCCACCACAGAGATCTACGCGTAG
- the oser1 gene encoding oxidative stress-responsive serine-rich protein 1 — protein sequence MEAGGKDSEEETLQTAFKKLRVDAESLPGAVSVSEALAPRAASRVCLDSSGAKPKLSCPKDNWHGCMRKTSRGASRTQRRRRSKSPILHPPKFTYCSTAAASALSTPSGCLKHQRLAVPEPVEPHPAVDGRTAPSVAVPAQKELSSSSTAGHISPLVFGSRAGYETHIGAVVSSQEIPTVITTVATSSRQDGGSSGDGQSSEESGPEKSACDGAESGAGAPQISGPAEAADFRSLSELHSSGSAEGPHVPCSCAWRKSSDAQDESGQGAESQCRCRSNHQGWAGVEVYSFTGLRSVISECERSPPSHEDTPRTLSTNSNAATASSPSSLSSGSPRSCSEQARAYVDDITIEDLSGYMEYYLYIPKKMSHMAEMMYT from the exons ATGGAGGCAGGAGGGAAGGACAGCGAAGAGGAGACACTGCAGACAGCCTTTAAAAAGCTGAGGGTTGATGCTGAGAG TTTACCCGGAGCGGTGAGTGTTTCGGAGGCGTTGGCTCCCAGAGCAGCATCACGCGTTTGTCTCGACAGCAGCGGAGCGAAGCCCAAACTCAGCTGCCCGAAGGATAACTGGCACGG CTGTATGAGGAAAACTTCTAGAGGAGCTTCCAGAACTCAGCGGCGTCGCAGGTCCAAGTCCCCCATCCTCCACCCTCCAAAGTTCACCTACTGCAGCACCGCCGCGGCGTCTGCGCTGTCGACCCCTAGTGGCTGCCTGAAGCACCAGCGCCTGGCCGTGCCGGAGCCCGTGGAGCCTCATCCTGCAGTCGATGGAAGGACGGCCCCCTCTGTCGCCGTCCCGGCCCAGAAagagctctcctcctccagcactgcCGGCCACATCTCTCCTCTGGTTTTTGGATCTCGTGCTGGGTATGAGACACACATTGGAGCTGTGGTTTCCTCACAAGAGATCCCCACTGTTATTACTACTGTTGCGACATCGAGCAGGCAGGATGGAGGAAGCTCTGGAGACGGCCAGTCGAGCGAGGAGAGCGGCCCAGAGAAAAGTGCCTGTGACGGAGCGGAGTCTGGAGCGGGAGCGCCTCAGATATCGGGACCCGCAGAGGCCGCTGACTTCCGATCTCTATCAGAGCTCCACAGCAGCGGCTCGGCAGAAGGCCCCCACGTCCCCTGCTCCTGTGCCTGGAGGAAGAGTTCAGATGCCCAGGACGAGAGCGGGCAGGGGGCCGAATCTCAGTGCCGGTGCCGGTCCAATCATCAGGGCTGGGCCGGCGTGGAGGTGTACTCCTTCACGGGGCTCCGCAGCGTCATCTCGGAGTGCGAGAGGAGCCCGCCGAGCCACGAGGACACCCCCAGAACTCTCAGTACCAACAGTAACGCTGCCACAGCCTCGTCACCTTCATCGCTGTCGTCGGGCTCCCCTCGCTCGTGCTCGGAGCAGGCGCGGGCCTACGTCGACGACATCACGATAGAGGACCTTTCCGGCTACATGGAGTATTATCTCTACATCCCCAAGAAGATGTCACACATGGCTGAGATGATGTACActtaa